From Zingiber officinale cultivar Zhangliang chromosome 5B, Zo_v1.1, whole genome shotgun sequence, the proteins below share one genomic window:
- the LOC121987545 gene encoding auxin-responsive protein SAUR36-like, translating into MKRFRGFRVGRRLAGLWSRVAGRCPRRRPTSYVRLEPDGEPDLFELSWAAKFLCWGRLLLPRCLRLGDAGGAGTAGGRRRTLAESPAREGQADGKGPGFRPPPRGHLAVYVGCEGDGAPPRRRYTVPVIYFNHPLFAELLREAQEEFGFHHPGGITIPCPAAEFERVRRIIAAAAAKNDHEKLLRRSISAPL; encoded by the coding sequence ATGAAGAGGTTCAGAGGATTCAGGGTGGGGCGGCGGCTCGCCGGGTTGTGGAGCCGCGTCGCCGGCCGCTGTCCCCGCCGGCGTCCCACTAGCTACGTCCGCCTCGAGCCGGACGGAGAGCCCGACCTTTTCGAGCTCTCGTGGGCGGCCAAGTTCCTTTGCTGGGGCCGCCTCCTCCTCCCCCGCTGCCTGCGCCTCGGCGACGCGGGAGGAGCAGGAACCGCCGGCGGGAGGAGGAGGACGCTCGCGGAGTCGCCTGCTCGAGAGGGCCAAGCGGATGGCAAAGGACCGGGGTTTCGACCGCCGCCGAGAGGGCACCTGGCGGTGTACGTCGGGTGCGAAGGGGATGGCGCGCCGCCCCGGCGGCGGTACACCGTGCCCGTCATTTACTTCAACCATCCTCTGTTCGCGGAGCTGCTCCGGGAGGCGCAGGAGGAGTTCGGCTTCCACCACCCCGGCGGAATCACCATCCCTTGCCCCGCCGCCGAGTTCGAGCGCGTCCGAAGGAtcatcgccgccgccgccgctaaaAACGACCATGAGAAGCTCCTCCGTAGGAGCATCTCCGCTCCTCTCTAA